Proteins from a single region of Sphingomonas morindae:
- a CDS encoding nuclear transport factor 2 family protein has product MHQQRNIEIARTLLEGIGQSRDPEEIATPFAEDLVFEVQGDADAMPWIGRRTGRRAMVDFLRDLRTLTEPLAFDVDDILASDKRAAIVGALQTRIKATGKVMASQFAIVLTIDNGIVTRFQMLEDSFALSRAAR; this is encoded by the coding sequence ATGCATCAACAACGCAATATCGAGATCGCCCGGACGCTGCTGGAGGGCATCGGGCAGAGCCGGGACCCGGAGGAGATTGCCACGCCCTTTGCGGAGGACTTGGTGTTCGAGGTCCAGGGCGATGCCGATGCCATGCCGTGGATCGGCCGGCGGACGGGGCGTCGGGCCATGGTCGACTTCCTGCGCGACCTGCGTACTCTCACCGAACCGCTGGCGTTCGATGTCGACGATATCCTCGCCAGCGACAAGCGCGCCGCGATCGTCGGCGCGCTGCAGACGCGGATCAAGGCGACGGGCAAGGTGATGGCGTCGCAATTCGCGATCGTGCTGACCATCGACAATGGCATTGTCACCCGGTTTCAGATGCTTGAGGACAGCTTCGCCCTGTCGCGCGCCGCTCGGTAG
- a CDS encoding SDR family oxidoreductase — protein MILISGATGGIGGEICRLLDEAGTPFRAMGRQQAQVDAFRAKGTDAVLGDFDRPETLPAAMEGIDTMFLITPPTQRQFAQETAAIDAARHAGIRRIIKLSASDANVRSTVPWAQTHARIDHHLRASGIDWTILKPTAFMQNFLWFKDAIAKGFLPQVAGKGSVSWVDTRDVARVAATVLRQDGHVCATYFLTGPETLDMTAAAERLGAVTGRKVRYLDLPNPLFAALLRATGNSRWMTKGLVVQFADVVAGHHDIDPTFEIERLTGIPPHDFTAFVRDHRDRFVAAPKQRAKVA, from the coding sequence ATGATCCTCATTTCCGGTGCGACCGGCGGTATCGGCGGCGAAATCTGCCGCTTGCTAGACGAGGCAGGCACGCCCTTTCGCGCGATGGGACGCCAGCAAGCGCAGGTCGATGCGTTTCGAGCGAAAGGGACAGACGCGGTGCTCGGCGACTTCGATCGGCCCGAGACGCTGCCGGCCGCGATGGAGGGCATCGACACGATGTTCCTCATTACGCCGCCCACCCAGCGCCAGTTCGCGCAGGAGACCGCCGCGATCGACGCTGCCCGCCACGCCGGCATTCGTCGCATCATCAAGCTGTCGGCGTCGGACGCCAATGTTCGCTCGACCGTGCCTTGGGCCCAGACCCACGCCCGGATCGACCATCATCTGCGCGCGTCGGGGATCGACTGGACGATCCTGAAGCCCACTGCCTTCATGCAGAATTTCCTGTGGTTCAAGGATGCGATCGCGAAGGGCTTCCTGCCGCAGGTCGCCGGCAAGGGGTCGGTGTCGTGGGTCGACACGCGCGACGTAGCGCGCGTCGCCGCCACGGTCCTGCGCCAGGATGGCCATGTCTGCGCGACCTATTTCCTCACAGGTCCCGAAACGCTCGATATGACGGCGGCCGCCGAACGGCTCGGGGCGGTGACGGGACGCAAGGTTCGCTATCTTGACCTGCCTAATCCGCTGTTTGCCGCACTGCTGCGCGCAACCGGCAATTCGCGCTGGATGACCAAGGGGCTCGTTGTCCAGTTCGCCGACGTCGTTGCGGGGCATCACGACATCGACCCAACCTTCGAGATCGAACGGCTGACCGGTATCCCGCCCCATGATTTCACCGCCTTCGTGCGCGATCACCGCGACCGGTTCGTCGCCGCGCCAAAGCAGCGTGCGAAGGTCGCCTAG
- a CDS encoding MarR family winged helix-turn-helix transcriptional regulator, with translation MNDTPTDARELALAVFAANGRLVSAGNTLVEHLGLTSAWWQVLAALRYSPVPLTVASIARAMGLTRQAVQRIVDLLAQQGLVMFQPNPQHLRAKLVLLTEAGIDAVAGAEQAVAPIDRAIVDRIGPDRIREAIVTLQAMVAIISERLDDRSTFPSLWKGPSS, from the coding sequence ATGAACGACACCCCTACGGATGCACGCGAGCTCGCACTCGCGGTCTTTGCCGCCAACGGGCGCTTGGTAAGTGCCGGTAATACGCTGGTCGAGCATCTCGGCCTGACCAGCGCCTGGTGGCAGGTGCTCGCCGCGCTGCGTTATTCGCCCGTGCCCCTGACGGTCGCGTCAATCGCACGCGCCATGGGGCTGACCCGGCAAGCGGTGCAACGCATCGTCGATCTCCTCGCGCAGCAAGGTCTGGTGATGTTCCAGCCTAATCCGCAGCATCTCCGCGCGAAGCTCGTCCTGCTGACAGAGGCGGGCATCGACGCGGTCGCCGGCGCCGAACAGGCAGTCGCCCCGATCGACCGGGCAATCGTCGACCGGATCGGTCCAGATCGCATCCGCGAGGCCATCGTCACGCTTCAGGCAATGGTCGCCATCATTTCCGAGCGCCTCGACGATCGGAGCACTTTCCCATCCCTTTGGAAAGGGCCCTCATCATGA
- a CDS encoding CPBP family intramembrane glutamic endopeptidase, producing MNVVSQLETASETARVFSESMVFWECAIRGSIVRSRVVGQTSTLYGLWAERGPTMHPQRMTKGIRAILLAILIGASLILTTQVNRWAGIVLVRTHPAAGWIATAAIPSCLAIGGIFFCLASRSVLRWPRLGPTDRRSVLGISALWLIVWLTGSVIAAFATGHWTTYARGWPAILAFLVFGPIGEELLFRGVIFEQARRLWAETAGPAIWLSTIAFSLHHIQLHRFPLDEAALAQLAFTVPMGLVFAQLRERSGSLWPALLLHIATNIPATF from the coding sequence GTGAACGTCGTTTCCCAATTGGAAACGGCCAGCGAGACGGCACGGGTGTTCTCGGAATCGATGGTGTTTTGGGAATGCGCCATCCGTGGGTCAATCGTCAGATCGAGAGTGGTTGGACAGACCAGCACTCTTTACGGTCTTTGGGCCGAACGGGGACCGACCATGCATCCACAACGTATGACCAAAGGCATCAGAGCGATCCTGCTGGCGATCCTTATCGGCGCGTCGCTCATTTTGACGACGCAGGTGAATCGGTGGGCGGGCATTGTGCTGGTTCGTACCCACCCTGCTGCGGGTTGGATCGCAACGGCGGCCATCCCCTCCTGCCTCGCCATCGGCGGCATCTTCTTCTGTCTCGCTTCGCGTTCGGTGTTACGCTGGCCCCGGCTTGGCCCGACCGATCGCCGTTCTGTCTTAGGAATTTCGGCGCTCTGGCTCATTGTCTGGCTGACTGGATCGGTGATCGCTGCCTTCGCTACCGGCCACTGGACGACCTACGCCAGAGGCTGGCCGGCAATCCTGGCCTTCCTGGTCTTTGGCCCAATAGGCGAAGAACTCCTGTTTCGCGGCGTGATCTTTGAACAGGCTCGTAGATTGTGGGCTGAAACGGCAGGCCCAGCGATCTGGCTCTCCACCATCGCGTTCAGCTTACATCATATCCAGCTACATCGGTTTCCGCTCGACGAGGCCGCCTTGGCTCAACTCGCCTTCACCGTGCCGATGGGCCTCGTATTCGCGCAACTGCGTGAGCGAAGCGGTAGTCTGTGGCCCGCTTTGCTTTTGCATATCGCCACGAACATTCCCGCCACCTTCTAG
- a CDS encoding MerR family transcriptional regulator produces the protein MRTVKQVAKASGVSVRALHHYDHIGLLKPGVGENGYRYYGQAEMLRLQHILFYRELGLPLADRPDPRRSRLRYARRVARSASAHRRRNRSRRDLAQTIDRTLAALDAGNAVDDHRLFYGVSAEKQALWEAEIVARFGDAGDVAIRDAKSRMEGLSPAQLLDFKAEIDAIHAGIVTLIEAGGTPSSNAAQGLVGRHYRWVCRSWLPDAAAYASLGRMYVDHVDFRSMYDALHPGMAVFMEQAMVWQAQTVLKGCVQ, from the coding sequence ATGCGGACGGTCAAACAGGTGGCGAAAGCGTCGGGCGTCAGCGTCCGCGCCTTGCATCATTACGATCATATCGGATTGTTAAAGCCCGGCGTCGGCGAGAACGGATACCGCTATTACGGGCAGGCGGAGATGCTGCGCCTTCAGCACATCCTGTTCTATCGCGAACTTGGGCTGCCGCTTGCGGATCGCCCGGATCCTCGACGATCCCGACTTCGATACGCGCGCCGCGTTGCTCGATCTGCGTCGGCGCATCGAAGAAGAAATCGCTCACGACGCGATTTGGCACAGACGATCGACCGGACACTGGCGGCGCTCGATGCCGGCAATGCTGTGGACGACCATCGCCTCTTCTACGGTGTCTCGGCCGAGAAGCAGGCCCTATGGGAAGCGGAGATCGTGGCCCGCTTCGGCGATGCGGGCGACGTTGCGATCCGTGATGCCAAGTCGAGGATGGAGGGCCTGTCACCGGCCCAACTGCTCGACTTCAAGGCGGAGATCGACGCCATCCACGCTGGAATCGTCACGCTGATCGAGGCGGGCGGCACGCCTTCCTCCAATGCGGCCCAGGGACTGGTGGGCCGGCACTATCGCTGGGTGTGTCGTTCGTGGCTTCCCGATGCGGCAGCCTATGCCTCACTCGGCCGAATGTATGTCGATCATGTGGATTTCCGATCGATGTACGACGCCCTGCATCCAGGCATGGCCGTCTTCATGGAGCAGGCGATGGTCTGGCAGGCCCAAACTGTCCTTAAGGGGTGCGTGCAATGA
- a CDS encoding alpha/beta hydrolase translates to MNHRAVLATIIVGATCMTASNLKAAAPQERDATVTVSGVENACRFTMPSGNARGAVLLVPGSLYSDVDGNYPSMNMRPHAYADLARQLGERGFTVLRMAKIGPGTGSRTIDADAARRHIDFLTRVEVAQAGLDLLRHTVATRPLIVAGHSEGAVVASLLAAGPSGAVIDGVVSLSGPALPILSILRAQVAAMSPPGVTPDMAMFDRTAAAIRAGQAPSNEAKSNPQTAMLASMPKPGLAYLRSADLVDPFAALGKVQTPVLIVRGGRDDSVPAAHAEVLRAGRTTLPTEVATFPNLTHFYKVAPLGLLPMQSMGLETDSDPAVADAIAAWASHLSR, encoded by the coding sequence ATGAACCACCGCGCCGTCCTCGCCACCATCATCGTCGGAGCCACCTGCATGACCGCAAGTAATCTGAAGGCCGCCGCTCCACAGGAGCGCGATGCGACCGTTACCGTATCTGGTGTTGAGAACGCGTGCCGCTTCACGATGCCGTCGGGCAATGCACGCGGCGCGGTGCTTCTCGTTCCCGGATCGCTCTACAGCGACGTGGACGGCAATTATCCGTCGATGAACATGCGTCCGCACGCCTATGCCGACCTTGCGCGGCAGCTCGGCGAGCGCGGCTTCACGGTCCTGCGCATGGCGAAGATCGGTCCCGGCACGGGGTCGCGCACGATCGACGCCGACGCCGCCCGCCGGCACATCGACTTCTTGACCCGCGTCGAAGTCGCGCAGGCCGGGCTGGACCTGCTTCGCCACACCGTCGCAACCCGCCCGCTCATTGTGGCCGGACATAGTGAGGGTGCCGTGGTTGCATCATTGCTCGCCGCAGGTCCGTCCGGCGCGGTGATCGATGGTGTAGTGAGCCTGTCCGGCCCAGCGTTGCCGATCCTGTCGATTTTGCGTGCGCAGGTCGCAGCCATGTCCCCTCCTGGCGTCACGCCGGACATGGCGATGTTCGATCGCACGGCGGCCGCCATACGGGCAGGTCAGGCTCCCTCGAATGAGGCAAAGTCAAATCCGCAAACCGCTATGCTCGCGTCCATGCCCAAACCGGGGCTTGCTTACCTGCGCAGTGCCGATCTCGTTGACCCGTTCGCCGCTTTGGGGAAAGTCCAAACTCCGGTGCTGATCGTTCGAGGAGGTCGGGACGATTCCGTTCCGGCAGCGCACGCTGAGGTGCTGCGCGCCGGCCGAACGACGCTGCCAACGGAAGTTGCGACATTCCCGAACCTGACACACTTCTACAAGGTCGCACCTCTGGGTCTGCTACCGATGCAATCGATGGGGTTGGAGACGGACAGCGATCCGGCCGTCGCTGACGCCATTGCTGCATGGGCCAGCCATTTGAGCCGGTAG
- a CDS encoding amidohydrolase family protein — MVGLKKLCVGMAMLLAAAPAAAQDGAFLVRDARVFDGTRVLGHREVLVEGGRIVAVARKVRPPSGTEIVEARGQTLLPGLMDGHVHVFPGAQADALRFGVTTVFDMYSTADRATIDRWRAQRRSDGLVSEADTFTAGIGATPPGGHPTELMRGSTKLPTLATDADAGAFMRARVEGGSDYIKVLQDDGARRGEPADMPAFTPTRFAEVIVAAKATGKLVVVHVQKLADARIAVANGVNALEHAVCDEPVDDALIAAMKAHGTVQTATLATYAGLAGTDDARQLAADPAIAPFLSPMQKGMLTLNWQHPRPVDYATALANVSRLARAGITMIAGTDAPNPTTAFGPSLHLELALLVHAGLSPTQALIAATSAPARFFGTTDRGRIAPGLKADMILVDGDPTRDIIALRHIVTIWKNGYVVDRKPRT; from the coding sequence ATGGTGGGACTGAAGAAACTGTGTGTGGGCATGGCGATGCTGCTGGCGGCTGCGCCAGCGGCGGCGCAGGACGGGGCCTTCCTCGTGCGAGACGCGCGGGTGTTCGATGGAACGCGCGTGCTTGGGCACCGGGAGGTGCTGGTCGAAGGCGGCCGCATCGTCGCGGTGGCGCGCAAAGTGAGGCCGCCCTCAGGCACCGAGATCGTCGAGGCGCGCGGGCAGACCCTGCTTCCGGGCCTCATGGATGGGCATGTCCATGTCTTCCCCGGCGCACAGGCCGATGCGCTGCGGTTCGGCGTGACGACCGTGTTCGACATGTATTCAACCGCCGACCGCGCGACGATCGACCGCTGGCGGGCGCAGCGGCGATCCGATGGCCTGGTCAGCGAAGCCGATACGTTTACGGCCGGGATCGGGGCGACCCCGCCTGGTGGCCATCCGACGGAGCTGATGCGAGGCTCGACCAAGCTACCGACGCTCGCCACCGATGCCGACGCGGGCGCCTTCATGCGGGCGCGGGTCGAGGGGGGATCGGACTATATCAAGGTGCTTCAGGATGATGGAGCGAGGCGGGGCGAACCAGCTGACATGCCCGCCTTCACCCCGACGCGCTTCGCGGAGGTCATTGTCGCCGCCAAGGCGACCGGCAAGCTCGTCGTCGTTCACGTCCAGAAACTGGCCGATGCGCGGATCGCGGTCGCAAACGGTGTGAACGCGCTTGAGCATGCCGTCTGCGATGAGCCTGTCGATGACGCGCTCATTGCGGCGATGAAGGCGCACGGAACCGTCCAGACTGCAACGCTCGCGACCTATGCGGGCCTTGCAGGCACCGATGATGCCCGTCAGCTGGCGGCAGACCCGGCGATCGCGCCCTTCCTTTCACCCATGCAGAAGGGGATGCTGACACTCAACTGGCAGCACCCGCGACCCGTCGATTATGCGACGGCTCTTGCCAATGTGAGCAGGCTCGCCCGCGCCGGGATCACGATGATCGCGGGCACCGACGCGCCGAACCCGACCACCGCGTTTGGGCCTTCCCTGCATCTGGAACTCGCTTTGCTGGTCCACGCGGGTTTGAGCCCGACACAGGCGCTCATCGCCGCGACCTCCGCCCCGGCCCGCTTCTTTGGGACTACCGATCGCGGACGCATCGCGCCTGGGCTCAAGGCCGACATGATTCTCGTCGATGGCGACCCGACCAGGGACATCATCGCTCTGCGGCACATCGTGACCATCTGGAAGAACGGCTACGTTGTTGATCGTAAGCCGCGCACCTGA
- a CDS encoding LytR/AlgR family response regulator transcription factor: protein MIRTLIVEDVALARAGLRRLLAEHGDVEVVGEAATVSDALAQAAATRPTLAFLDVELPDGTGLALAEALAHPRPAFVFLTAFPDFALPAFGVEAIDYLLKPATAEDVSRALDRVRRVQGVRSAEPTQPRHLEIRDGGRTIFVPLDAIERVDAAGHYLCVHALGQVHLLRTPIAELVERLGPDFVRVHRSTLVRLDRIAAITHRRNGDGDISLSDGSTVPLSRTFRAEFARRLAAAAG, encoded by the coding sequence ATGATCCGCACGCTCATCGTGGAGGACGTGGCCCTTGCGCGGGCCGGCCTTCGTCGTCTGCTGGCCGAGCATGGCGATGTGGAGGTGGTCGGCGAGGCCGCAACGGTCTCCGATGCGCTGGCACAGGCGGCCGCGACGAGGCCGACGCTCGCCTTCCTGGACGTGGAGCTGCCCGACGGCACCGGGCTGGCCCTCGCCGAGGCGCTGGCGCATCCTCGGCCCGCCTTCGTCTTCCTGACTGCCTTTCCCGATTTTGCGCTGCCGGCCTTTGGGGTCGAGGCGATCGATTACCTGCTCAAGCCCGCGACTGCGGAGGATGTCTCCCGCGCGCTCGATCGGGTGCGCCGCGTTCAGGGTGTACGCTCGGCCGAGCCCACGCAACCGCGCCATCTCGAGATCCGCGACGGCGGGCGAACGATCTTCGTGCCGCTCGACGCGATCGAGCGTGTAGATGCGGCCGGCCATTACCTGTGCGTCCACGCGCTCGGCCAAGTGCACCTGCTGCGTACGCCGATCGCCGAGCTGGTGGAGCGGCTCGGTCCCGACTTCGTCCGGGTCCATCGCTCGACGCTCGTCCGGCTCGACCGAATCGCGGCGATCACCCACCGGCGCAACGGCGATGGCGACATCAGCCTGTCGGATGGAAGCACCGTGCCGCTCAGCCGAACCTTCCGTGCCGAGTTCGCGCGGCGACTCGCCGCAGCGGCAGGCTGA
- a CDS encoding sensor histidine kinase, with product MVALAYTPAVWLLNASAGWRTLLATLGAMILFFLPWALVTPAVLRASARQPLGAGRTLRSLIGIGGMGVILVPVVTALGLLLNEVAAWLIEGRRFLPLAQLAQGATITSFFSVPIYVAVIGVGQALLWIRQTGERERLRADARLEALRAQVNPHFLFNALTAIGELAHNDVDVAQAAIARLADVLRATLAVERPELMLAEEIAIAKDHIELYRLLLPGPLDFRVSASPAAWNAQVPALILQPLVENALVHALARVAQGRLCIAAEDHDGRLSLKIENSMPDSIAPSRGAGSGVANARERLTALYGIDATLATDVEGEQFVVTLDLPLVTMGNTTA from the coding sequence TTGGTTGCGCTCGCCTACACGCCGGCGGTGTGGCTGCTGAACGCCAGCGCCGGGTGGCGAACGCTGCTGGCGACCCTCGGCGCGATGATCCTGTTCTTTCTGCCTTGGGCGCTGGTCACCCCGGCTGTGCTGCGCGCGAGTGCGCGGCAGCCCCTAGGAGCAGGTCGCACCTTGCGATCTCTGATTGGGATCGGAGGAATGGGCGTCATCCTCGTTCCGGTTGTTACGGCCCTAGGCCTCCTGCTGAACGAAGTTGCAGCGTGGCTGATCGAGGGACGACGCTTCCTGCCCCTGGCGCAACTCGCACAAGGCGCGACCATCACCTCCTTCTTCTCGGTCCCGATCTATGTCGCGGTGATCGGCGTCGGCCAGGCGCTGCTGTGGATCCGCCAGACAGGCGAGCGGGAGCGGCTGCGGGCCGATGCGCGGCTCGAGGCGCTTCGGGCGCAAGTCAATCCGCATTTCCTGTTCAACGCGCTGACAGCCATCGGCGAGCTGGCCCACAACGATGTGGATGTTGCGCAGGCTGCGATCGCGCGGCTCGCTGACGTCCTGCGTGCCACTTTGGCGGTCGAGCGGCCGGAGCTGATGTTGGCCGAGGAGATCGCGATCGCCAAGGATCATATCGAGCTTTATCGGCTGCTGCTGCCGGGTCCGCTGGACTTTCGGGTGTCGGCATCGCCTGCCGCCTGGAACGCCCAGGTGCCGGCGCTTATCCTCCAGCCGTTAGTGGAGAACGCGTTGGTTCATGCGCTCGCGCGGGTGGCGCAGGGCCGGCTGTGCATCGCTGCCGAGGATCACGACGGCCGGCTGTCACTGAAAATCGAGAACTCGATGCCGGACAGCATCGCACCATCGCGCGGGGCCGGTTCGGGCGTTGCAAACGCGCGGGAACGGCTGACGGCCCTCTACGGCATAGACGCGACGCTGGCGACTGACGTCGAAGGCGAACAGTTCGTGGTAACCCTCGACCTTCCCCTGGTCACGATGGGCAACACCACGGCATGA
- a CDS encoding helix-turn-helix transcriptional regulator: MDRPSRMLLPRGAGRLRADLGAFLKRRRQGLLDGEAFGTQAQVAARVGISRQTLSNIERGAAWPGPATLDALLDTLDLGWEHVAHPVESEADPRLFVDDMPGGGRLRPVPKAAAPGRYRRFLEGREGDQIAAFGEQLRAARTRRKLTLAQVAREAAISVATLSRLERGQLATSSVFRFEQAADSHTTPELVILNPWLDQLCRGPL, encoded by the coding sequence GTGGATCGTCCCAGCCGGATGTTGCTGCCGCGCGGCGCCGGGCGCCTGCGTGCGGATCTCGGCGCCTTTCTGAAACGCCGCCGGCAGGGGCTGCTCGACGGCGAGGCGTTCGGGACCCAGGCCCAGGTGGCGGCGCGCGTCGGCATATCGCGGCAGACGCTCTCCAACATCGAGCGCGGGGCGGCATGGCCAGGACCCGCCACGCTCGATGCGCTCCTCGACACTTTGGACCTCGGCTGGGAGCATGTCGCACACCCGGTCGAAAGCGAGGCCGACCCCCGCCTCTTTGTCGACGACATGCCAGGGGGAGGCCGGCTGCGGCCCGTACCCAAAGCGGCGGCACCGGGGCGCTACCGGAGGTTCCTCGAGGGTCGGGAGGGCGACCAGATCGCGGCATTCGGCGAGCAGCTCCGGGCGGCCAGGACGCGCCGGAAGCTGACCCTTGCACAGGTAGCCCGCGAGGCCGCCATTTCGGTCGCGACCCTGTCGCGGCTCGAACGCGGGCAGCTTGCCACCTCAAGCGTGTTCCGCTTCGAGCAGGCCGCCGACAGCCATACCACGCCGGAGCTCGTGATCCTCAACCCCTGGCTCGACCAACTTTGCCGTGGGCCGCTTTAG